The window TGTACGCGATGATATAATGCGTTGTTTTCGATGTGAATTTTTGGTTTCCACCTGATATCGATATACTTCTGTTCTGGTAGTTTTATTTTCACTAAACTAATAGTACCGATATCGTTATCTTTTTCGGATGTACCGTTCCCGATTTTATTTCGGAGAAAAGGTAATGAAGGTGAGAGAGTGGTTTTTCAACAGTTTCTGACTGTTTTCATTTCGTAGGCCCAGTGTTCGTATAAAACACTTTTAGTGCTCCCTGTGGCGCAAAAGTACAATGAAGATAAGTTtggatattttttatcaaatgtTGCAATGAGGCACATATATAGTATAGTAACATCCACAACCATACAGAATTTAATTAACTTGAAATTTGATATTGGAGGCACGGTAAAACACACGTACATTATATGGTGAATAACAGGTAAAACTTGAGATCTCTTCTGCCTCATGCATCATGCACCCATAAACCGATACTACATCATAGCTTGTTACTTCGACGAGTCTTGTGACCGAAATCATTAATCGCTAGCTTCCCTGTGCGAGAAGAAGTCCAGCACCTTGGAGGACAGTTCCGGGAACACGCGAGTTGGACGGTATTCTCCGTCGAGGCAGACGATGGTGGCCTTCGCTTCCAAAACGAGCTGCCGTTATATTGCGTTGCATGCATCAAGAGACGGGAATTAAACGTCGTGACAAACAGCTCGCGTGCATATGCAGATATATGCGATTATGCAGGTTAGACATGTAATGTACTGAAAATGTAATgcacacgaaaaaaaaaaactgaaccaTTTCTTCTCTTCTCGCTAAGAAAACGTGCAGCAGTGCAGCTAGCACTTAGCATATGCACAGCATGCATTCACTACCCCCAAGACTACTCCTATAGATAGTCATGATGTAGAAGTGTCCAGAGAAGAGATAGAGTATTGACTGTCTATTTAGACCTGATCTCTATAATTAGTTCATATTTAGgtgtttttaaatgaaaaaaataaatatttgtatAAGCACCATAATATTTTCGTAGGAGCATGTGacgagcatatatatatatatatatatatatatatatatatatatatatatattatagagtaaatttcataaaactacagatactttgcacaatctatcacaaaactacagattttagaaCTTGTttaacaaaactacaggtttaatatcttcatttatcacaaaactacagatttagtgtctccattctaaaacatatagttttgtaattttgtgataaatgaagaaaCTAAATGTGTAGCATTGTGATAAAGgaatacactaaatctatatttttgtggaacaagttcttaaatctatagttttgtgatagattatacaaagtacctgtagttttatgataaacgaagacactaaatatgtagttttatgaaataagcttttaaatctgtagttttatgatagattgtgcaaaatacatgtagttttgtgaaatttactctatattaTATTAACATATGCCGCAGTGTATTTTTGGTTGGATCAAACTATTTTGGACTTTCTGTCCGAGTTATAGCATTTACACGTGACCTCAGGTGACAAGTCAGCATTTtgcttatactccctctgtactcgTAAATACTTTCGTTTAGAATAATGTTTAAATCAAATCTTGGGAATAtgaatcataaataactctcaagttgttaagtttaaaaatataaaaaatatatgaatagatttgtcttgaaaatacttttataaaagtatacatatatattactttttaataaatatttttatagaaataagaagtagttatgttttggagaccgtgtttCTGTCTaaaacgatttttttttatagagggaGTACGTGGTAGTACACAATTAATGCTATAGACATCCTACATGAAGCACTGGGAATGCTCTAATTAATTACCTTGCGATCAGGCAACGTCTCGATGAATTGATCAGCGTATATACGTACACCCTTGATCTGTATTGTCACCTTTACAACAAAGTTGTCCCCGCGCTGGAAATAATGTTGCTTAATTAGTTTCCAGCCTTTAATGAGCTAAATTACTATTTTCTCCGTTCAAAGGTATTAAACGTTCAAAACTGATTcagttaaacttttaaaattccaCCAACCAATAATTTCTCAAATATGATTAgcttaaaaaatagaaatgataCATATAGATTTACTTTGAAAAATAACATTGTCGTATCATAAATTTTACTATAACTTCTAACATAAAATTGATTATTGTAATTTTAAAGTTTGAACCTAGTCTTATCATAAACCTCAAAATTTTTAGCTAGAGGTATTTGTCACTAGTTTGAATTATTATTGCAAGTCTGTCACTAAAAGTTTACAAAAATATCATTAGAATTGTACTTCAAGTGGCATCCTTACAAAACTGATAAAAATCAGTGGCAAATTTACAAATGTGCTTATATTTTcttgtgtgtatatgtataccTTCAGAGGGGTGAAGTACTTGAAGTTCTGCTCCGAGACTGCCATCGCGTTGCCTGTGCACGCTGCCGTGCTTGCGCTTACTCCGAGAAATTCAGCCAACTCCTCTCGTGCTACATGCAAATATGTGATTAATAGGTGATATTAATTAGGTGGTGTTTAGGAAGGAGGGACTCACAAAAAAATTTAATCCCTATAAGAGAAACTTATGTTTTTGTGAGAGTTCCTATGTCCCAAACACCTCCTTAGTTAATTCCTTCGAGGATAGTAACACTGCTACATGCAAATATTGTAATTACAGCAAACCTCGTTCGACGTAACTACCGTAGACAACGTTGTTGACAACGCCATACTGGTCAAGCTCGCAGTCGCGGACGCTCATCTCCATCTCGAAGAACTTGCGCGGCCTGAATTTCATCCAAAACACAAAGTTAAAAGTTAAAGAAAACGAACATCAACTTAATTTGGCACTCAATTACAACAGCTAGCCAAGCAAAATGGCACCCAAAATGTTGAGCAGCAAAGATGCATGGACCTTAATTTGACGTCGTGGTTGGTATTGTTATTGGCGCCGGAGAAAGCTGATTCATGGGAACAGAGAGCCCGTGCATGGTGGCGCCCGACGTGCAGCACGGCGAGGTGCAGGCAGCTAATACGGCGAGACCGAGCCGAtccagctgcagcacgggccAGCGCATGCTGCGGCTGGCAGCTGGTGTTTGGGGCGAGGCTAACGCTTGGTTGCTTGATCATGGTGAGAGCTAACTGAGCCTGTGCTTGATCGATCTCTCCGCCTTTGGGCCGTATATATAGCGCAAAAACATGCAGTTGTCGAATGTGAAAAACATGCATCTGACCAGGTGATGGTCTCTGCTATTTTCCGGTCTAAAGTGACAAAATCCAATAGAGGATAGTACGATCCCGAGGGTGAAGTTTATTGGATTATTCGAGCCGACCCCCTTGTCAACGTCAGCGTAGTTCACAGATTGGTAGTACTGTTATCAATGGAACCATAATAAACGGTTAAACTTAACATCGTTACATCACCTATGGAACCAAGAACAGATTAAGAAAAGGAGGCCATACGGTTCAAACACAAGCAAAAACATACGAAAGCAATGCGGAACAACGTGACACACACAGGATACTTATGGGGCTCCATGGAGTATGGGCGCTGGATCAGACTAATTAAAATGATTAGATGGGGCtactgttgaaattataagcatataatgatttaacttattccataaataaatcatgacattgcagatgtaaactagattgaacgcatcattagatctacacatgtaaactaagcagtaaaacatgaacagatcaaatacgcgcaacatgtcgaacatataccgaggtggcggaaagaccggttgctcggcaggaactactcacggttgcgagcgtcgacgaagaCACGAAGCACGcaagcggagaggaaggcgggccgtcgcggacgaatagggagcagtcgcgcgaagcgcttcccaaaaaccttattgccgccttctcccggtgcaggacgtcgaaggcagaggttccggaaacctgctctcccgatcgccggtgcacgccggcgagcgggatggagtagtctatgAGCGAcagcgcagtacagagtaggaggcaaaccctagattgatttcgcgtatgttgcgtgaaggcggtggctcggtttatatagagatagatcgcctgatcagggcgcccgcgtaaaccgaaccggataagtcacgCGTAACCTATCCAGACTCcatgccgttttcacgcaccggatttttcggaatgattccaaaacaaaacaaatccgaatttcccgcagcaaaacaaaactgcaaaaggaggctgcatctgcgcaagggtgaatagccaattttgcggaccattcgacgcgtacgtcgtgcacgcgcgccgccggcccggcccggcgaggcgaggcgagcgagtccgtgtgtttcccctcttctctccaccacacatgcttcaagtggctaggagggtatcctcccttttaaggaggtccccctctcctagaataagcaaggtggtactaaactccacatgcatgccatcccatgaggtgggcttttgtgattttacaaagaattaatcttcgaatgggccttagcccatctattaattccaacaatcccccaccaaatctcaaaatcccactgagatttgctttttccaatgtactgtttatataccagcggttcgatggagaccgattaaggttgaacatccacctagaactccaagctacacttactcacaacttgaacaatggactacgccttgaattgcaagtcttgtgcaagcaagtttcactcagagtcttatctAGTACTAGACCgactgtagactacccctcgggtggagcgtataagtcatactcctaggtctttagtaagcttcctagaagattcacccaaaatttctatagactgcgaccaacagtcaagcttacaaatgtgagttctttcaagaatgctctgcatgacaacatcttcgctaattaaagccaacagaactcattaaggcatagccaacctgccttgcagctcacgagagtacatgcatcttcacttagagagggtatagattggtactctcctctagtttactaatgatttgttcttcccaggttctaattcacgggatctccgatcacatagactggattaccaccatagtataactcacatgggtctcaaacccatatACTTCGATGCAttatctatcacatttcgtgatagtcccttcgtgaagggatctgccaggtttctagctatttggatgtaatccaacgttataactccggagtttcttaatttcctaacagacttcaatcgtcttttcaaatgtctagacgatttcatattatccttagaaccattcactttgacaattaccgtttgattgtcacagttcataaggatagccgacATCGGTTTTTtaacaataggcagatccattaatagatcacgcagccattctgcctcaacagtagcagtatccagtgctgtcagttctgcttccatggttgacctcatcaaaatggtctgtttgcaagacctccacgaaacagcaccaccacccagtgtgaagacatatccactagtggctttgatctcatccacatcagagatccagttagaatcactaaaaccctccagtaccgcaggatacccagtatagtgaagccccaattccatagtacctttcagatagcgcattactcgctcaagcgcacgccagtgatcatctcccggattagaggtaaaccggctcaacttgctcacagcaaaggagatatcaggcctagttgcactagccaggtacatcagcgagccaatgatttgggagtattccagttgattcctagcaattcttttgttcttgcgaagcaacaagctaggatcataaggtgttggagaaggcttactatcaatgtagccaaagcgattcaagatcttctccacataatgggactgcaagagtgtaatcccattctcacctctaattagcttaatgtttaagataatatcaactactcccaaatccttcatatcaaaattttgagacaagaatgatttaacctcatttatcacctcaagatttgtcccaaatatctgtatgtcgtcaacatacaagcacagaataattccctcacccccaccatggcgatagtacacacatttatctgcctcattgactgcaaagcctgtaGATGTCAATggtttgtcaaatttctcatgccattgcttaggagcttgtttcagaccatacaaagacttcaacaatttgcacactttgccttcttgaccttcaactacaaacccatcaggttgatccatatagatctcctcatccagctctccattaagaaaagctgtcttaacgtccatttgatgaacaagaagacaatatgaggctgctagggaaagtagcacacgaattgtggtcaatctagcaacaggtgagtaagtgtcaaagaaatattcgccttctttctgagtatagcccttagcaacaagccgagccttgtactttttagtagtaccgtcaggcctaaacttcttcttgaacacccacttgcaccccacaggtttacacccatagggtcgctctgtcacctcccaagtcccgtttcactacggacagcctcgttccagtagtctgcatcaggagatgcatatgcttctgaaattgacttaggagtgttatccacgaggtacacagtgaaatcatcaccaaaggacttagccgtcctttgtctcttactccttcgaggagcttcactaacatcctcctcagagacatgttcatgtgtatgttcaatttgttctggtggtgtgattgaactgggaattatttcagagggttggctcgaaccactatgtgtatccttcattgggaaaaagctctcaaagaaggtagcatcacgagactccataattgtaccaacatgcatgtcaggtacctcggatttaactattaaaaatctataggcaatgttGTGATGAGCATATTtcagaaagacacagtccacagtcttaggtccaagtttgcgcttcttcgttattggtacattgactttcgccaaacacccccatgtgcgcaaataagaaagtgatggttttctcccaatccatatctcatatggtgtttggtctctatttctgttaggaactctgtttaacataTGATTCGAGATCAACAatccctccccccaccatgccttaggtagtcccgcggtgtctaacatggcattcaccaagtcagtcagtgtgcggttcttcctttcaacaATCCCATTAGattcgggagaatagggaggcgtcctctcatgtatgatgccatgttcctcacaaaataagtcaaactcgttcgagaaaaactctccaccacgattagacctaagcctttttatctttctgtcaagttgattttcaacttctgccttataaattttaaaatagtctagagtcTCGTCTTTCATTTTCAACAAGTacatgtagcgcccgttccgtcgtggcgcctagcgggaaaattatctcttaaaaaccctaattgcgaaatttgtttctttgcttgttgtctagtgtccgtgccatctcaagatctcaatccccgatctatcgtcgagttcaattccgaatccaatcccTCCAAaccaaattcctccgcaaaagtctagtttgcctcccccgggttcgatgggccgatttccgctcggcccatctctcccccggcccccctctccccgggcgctctctctctctctctctctctcgctctcccatctctccccccccgctcggcctcgcccgtacgctgctcgcgcgtgcgagagccgccccgagcgcctctctccccgctcccccgctcagcctcgcccgcacgccgcgcgcgcgtgcgcgtgagccgccacgccgagcgccccctccctttcccctcgctctgccgcgcctgcagccgcacAGCCGCTCGTCCTCGCGAGCCAGCGTGTGTGCGCCCGCGCGAACGCCGCcagttgcttcccgcgcgcgcgtgccgtggtggccgaccgcccggtcaccgccgccgtcagcctctgcacgcgcctgtcgccagtgtcgccgctccgctccaaaccgccccgccgtcatcgccgtcgtcatcgcccggcccccgcccctccccgcgcaagccgccaagggacggagccgcgcccctcctccctctgccgcgatgCTCccgttcccctccccctctttttcccgaatcggcaaaggggcaagcccctttctccccctccttttccccttttcctcctcgccggcgtcatcctcctgccgccgctttggctgcaagcgccgagcgccagctcgcgccttaaccgtccaatgtcggttcccctctcccaaaccgacattgccgtccATTTAAGCCCAAGCCCTCCCCCTCCAAACTCCCTCATTttcgcctccgcgccattgccgccctctgtttcgccgtcgctgatcgtcgttgcgcgtgtcggaggagccggcacaagcaaggacgcggaagaggactccggccgcgccctctccttcctcttccccggcccgaggccggagagattactcccgcgtcgtcggcctctcgtcacagcgccctgtcccgcacggtagtgcctctctccgttcttcctcctcgctccatctccttcccctagctttcggtagtagcttgagtagcctccccgtagttagccggcgccgccccgaccgttgccttcgctcgccgtgtgctcgccgccgtcgccgctcgagcccCGTAGCACCTgcacgtcgccagcctcgctcggcgtagttccgtccaatccgacgctagcgtcgagttcccgacgccgcgtagatgctctcaccgccgggaatcgacccctcgtagcttcgtcgccgttttccccttctcccaccgccggttgccgccgccgcaatccgccgccgtcgagcaacctccggcgaatccgagccgttggttcgtctcccctcgtcacgaacaaccgcccggtgtgctcgcttttgcccgtatcaccgtggttcgctccgtcgctcgccgccgccgtccgccgtccttTCGCGGCCGGATCGTCGTCTACCttccgccggcccgcgtggcagccacgtaggcgccacgtcggcgccagctcagcccagaccgggtcgggccgaccccggtcggtctctccgcgtgcgcgcgttccaccgcgagccgtgaggctgcgcgtgggcccgccgcatccgcgtccaccgcaaaccgcgcgcgtgcaccgcgtcccaaccccgcccgcgcgcgtgcaccgcgtgctccctccgcacggtgagccgagccgctgacaagcgggtcccacccagGACCGCGCGCGGTGAGTCCGGTCCACcggtcccctctctcctcccctcccgcgcgcgctctgggccgccttttgggccggccggcccattaagctcggccgagccgccccaaatcccttgggccgcaccctagccgcccgaggaaagtctaaatttcctccctcctttcttttcttttcttttccaaaaaggatttaattaaatccttttcctttaggccaaaaattcaataatcttagaaattcaatatcttcccaaccgtaaatccgttgactccgttcaacttccaaaattccctaaatctcgagatctatctaatggcacgcttagaggtcattaatagggccttatttttttcgccgtttgttgagttgtcccgtttcgcgtgtagtttcggaacCCGAAGACCCgtagtgcgaggatttcgaggatcaagctccggatctcgagcaaggcaagccacctttgaacatcttgagcctatatttgaaatttaattatgttgcttgctaaatattatgcattgataggatcgcacttaatctgtttgtcccgtctgcaaggcagattggcggacctacctaatttgtcgcatttgatccttcctttgttaattgctataccatgtccccttgtaaccacccagttgcgcctcgatactcgtgcaccctgtgcaagtatcgacggtcgccttcaaacttaaaatctgagtaacaacttgggtaaaattggagttttacaaaaagacttggaaaacccgacacctgggtcggtgcttgcgaactaaatgaatttctaaaaccgcggaccgggaaagtaccgggtgtacggttttcccgctcccgcacttaaggaccgattccttggaatttcatccgaacataagacaagtacgaccacatgggtggaatgggacacccctggctgagtaactagcttatcaggggagccatgatgtcgagagacatgtggattcgccggggtggtgtcggagaggacccccctgggcttcctggcacagtatggtctgggacctaacctgttgttggtctgggacccctctcgtcggcatatggtaagcctgtgtcggctttggaaatgccttgtcatgaaagcttggaggtctcccgacgtggctgatccccacgggctgggtgatccgggttagtaatgtcgtgtgggtaaagtgtaccccctctgcagaggttaacaaactgttcgaacagccgtgcccacggtcatgggcggatgtgaggtgattcctagcgtagtttggtttgactactgcttgtgaaattgctgtgtgaaaaggggttcggtgtttgaaaaatctgcagctgatgggatcagctaggcccgggtggccgtttgaaaagttgttggcccggatGGCCGTTTGAagagttgttggcccgggtggccgttgaaaaagctgttggccgggtgccaaccttgtttaaattctaaagactgatacattgcacatactccgaccggacgggacgcactgtctcaaccgtgtcgtttgagaagcactcacctagatgtttttagaaaaaaaagttcaaataaaatcaattacgaaaacaacagcctttccttgaagcctgcattaaacacctatttcccctggcttgctgagtactcccgtactcacccttgctctatataaataatcccccccagttgctgaagaagatgaagcggatcctgctgatgaggagttcttccaggagcaagccggctacgatgtattttagggtttcggccttattcccaagtcgcgcctgtgttgattggtccaagtcctggcttccgctttccttttgtaatgcagttgtgagctcgggatctgtccgcagcccaacatgactgtacaactactctataataaagagacctctgttgctgtgatattctgtctccctgtgatgccaacactgtttcctgggactggtatcgattaacaggttaatttggagcgtcacgggctagttccggttgggactagttcggggcgtgacagtacacatagcaaaatctagtagcatcatcaatcaatgtcatgaaatatcgttttccacccttcgtcaacaccccattcatttcacaaagatctgaatgtaggagttctactGGTGCCAAGTTTATCTCCTCGGCaaccttgtgaggcttgcgaggttgcttcgattgcacacaactatggcacttag of the Oryza sativa Japonica Group chromosome 2, ASM3414082v1 genome contains:
- the LOC107275817 gene encoding acyl-acyl carrier protein thioesterase TE3, chloroplastic isoform X3 is translated as MIKQPSVSLAPNTSCQPQHALARAAAGSARSRRISCLHLAVLHVGRHHARALCSHESAFSGANNNTNHDVKLRPRKFFEMEMSVRDCELDQYGVVNNVVYGSYVERAREELAEFLGVSASTAACTGNAMAVSEQNFKYFTPLKRGDNFVVKVTIQIKGVRIYADQFIETLPDRKATIVCLDGEYRPTRVFPELSSKVLDFFSHREASD
- the LOC107275817 gene encoding acyl-acyl carrier protein thioesterase ATL4, chloroplastic isoform X2, whose protein sequence is MIKQPSVSLAPNTSCQPQHALARAAAGSARSRRISCLHLAVLHVGRHHARALCSHESAFSGANNNTNHDVKLRPRKFFEMEMSVRDCELDQYGVVNNVVYAREELAEFLGVSASTAACTGNAMAVSEQNFKYFTPLKRGDNFVVKVTIQIKGVRIYADQFIETLPDRKLVLEAKATIVCLDGEYRPTRVFPELSSKVLDFFSHREASD
- the LOC107275817 gene encoding acyl-acyl carrier protein thioesterase TE3, chloroplastic isoform X4; the protein is MIKQPSVSLAPNTSCQPQHALARAAAGSARSRRISCLHLAVLHVGRHHARALCSHESAFSGANNNTNHDVKLRPRKFFEMEMSVRDCELDQYGVVNNVVYGSYVERAREELAEFLGVSASTAACTGNAMAVSEQNFKYFTPLKLVLEAKATIVCLDGEYRPTRVFPELSSKVLDFFSHREASD
- the LOC107275817 gene encoding acyl-acyl carrier protein thioesterase TE3, chloroplastic isoform X1, which translates into the protein MIKQPSVSLAPNTSCQPQHALARAAAGSARSRRISCLHLAVLHVGRHHARALCSHESAFSGANNNTNHDVKLRPRKFFEMEMSVRDCELDQYGVVNNVVYGSYVERAREELAEFLGVSASTAACTGNAMAVSEQNFKYFTPLKRGDNFVVKVTIQIKGVRIYADQFIETLPDRKLVLEAKATIVCLDGEYRPTRVFPELSSKVLDFFSHREASD